The Geminocystis sp. NIES-3708 genomic sequence CTCTTTTTCTTCGTCATTTTGAATCATCGCTTCCATTGATTTATCTTTACTTACCATGGTACATACCCAACAACCAAAACGAGAATCACCACAACTAGGGGTTGAAGTATCTACTACCAAAGGACATTCATTATCTGCCGTTGCACCTCTATACATATGAAATAAATCTTGATTATCGCCACCCCAAGGATTATTCCACTGTAATAAATACAGCCAAACTTCATCGGTTCGCCAATCTTCAATTGGAGTATAAATATAAGAGTTAGGCAAACGAGAATTAAGGTTTAAACGGTCACGAAATCGACCTTTGGCGTGTTTTTCCATATTTTTTGCCCTAGTAACACTCTCAGCTTTTCTAACCCCCAAGACAAGAATAATTTCTTCATGATTACGAACACTCTCCCTAATGTAATTATCCACAGGTTGAATTTTCATTCTGTCGGTGCACCATCTAAATCCGTGACGAGGAGCGGGATAGCCTTTACCCATTAAACACACCCAAAAAGTATCTTTGACAGCAGGAGTTAATAAATGAGTCTCAAAGGGCATTTGTTGTTCTTTAGCAGCTATTTCCATGCGTTTTAAACAACTTTTTACCCAATGGGCAACGATAGGATTTTCTACTTGAGTATCAGTGGTAATGACATAAATTTTTTTCTGGCGTTTTTCTACGGGTAAAGAGGCGATCGCATTCCAAATTAGCTGTACAATACAAGAACTATCTTTTCCGCCACTATAGCCAATAATCCAAGGGAGATGATCTTGACAGTATAATTCTTGAATTTCAGCGGTTAAAATTTCAATATCAGTAACTAATTCTTCTAAACTACGAGGAGGAAAAAGGGGAATTTGAGTAATATTCATACAGTATCGAATTTTGACAATGAACAATTAGCGATAAATAACATCTTAACGAAGGATTAACCATCTAACATTTACCAATTAAGGTAAGTAATCTTATTCCATCAATATCTTTTTATAAAACAATTCATCATATGATCAAAACTCGATGTAATTACCATAAAAAAAAGCAAAGGAAATCATCGTCCATTCAAAGATATTGGCACTACTATAAATTACGATTACTAAGATTAAAAGAACATCCTCAAAGAATAGCCAGAGGATTCGCTGTGGGAGTATTTGCAGGGTGTTTTCCCTTGATTGGCTTACAGTTTATCATGGCAATAATTTTTGCTTTTATAGTTAAAGGGAATAAATTTACAGCAGTAATTGGTACATGGGTTAGTAATCCTTTTACTTATGTTCCTTTATTTTTATTTAATTTTCAAGTAGGTAAATTAATCGTTAATATTTTTATTCCTAATAACCAAATGGAATTTAGTTGGGATTCTTTAAAACAAATTAGTGATTTAGGTGCTGAAATAACCGCTACTTTATTATTAGGTTCAGCTATAATAGGAGTATTTTTTAGTTTTGTTGCTTATTATTTAATTCTTAATCTCCTGAAAAAATGGAAAAATATTAAGTAATCGATATAAAAATCCCACTATGTAAGTAAAATTTTTAAAGTTAAGCTAAAACACATTTAAATGACATTTTTATGTTTATGTTATACTTAAATCATGATTCAAATGTGGCGAGTATTGAGCATAGTTTAAATATCGAATTATTAATTTTAACAAGGAGTTTAAACCCCTTGCCTTACAACCTAAATACGGCTTTGAGGATCGAAAAATAAAGCTCT encodes the following:
- the dndC gene encoding DNA phosphorothioation system sulfurtransferase DndC; this encodes MNITQIPLFPPRSLEELVTDIEILTAEIQELYCQDHLPWIIGYSGGKDSSCIVQLIWNAIASLPVEKRQKKIYVITTDTQVENPIVAHWVKSCLKRMEIAAKEQQMPFETHLLTPAVKDTFWVCLMGKGYPAPRHGFRWCTDRMKIQPVDNYIRESVRNHEEIILVLGVRKAESVTRAKNMEKHAKGRFRDRLNLNSRLPNSYIYTPIEDWRTDEVWLYLLQWNNPWGGDNQDLFHMYRGATADNECPLVVDTSTPSCGDSRFGCWVCTMVSKDKSMEAMIQNDEEKEWLQPLLDIRNELDIRDDRDKRDFRRIYGKVELFERNIDGETSIEPIPGPYIKKWREYWLRKVLEAEVSIKKFAPPEFQDLKLITTEELSEIRRIWLEEKHEFDDSLPQIYQEVKGEQFIDPRIGAGNNLLGREEWEILQELCEDEMQLELMTRLLDIERQFFTKVRRIGIYQALEKCFETSSRSKEEAIANAHYIREVKNAAKQGDVKTLQQKLTWGNLRFTQKSSNDSSHLSDSNR
- a CDS encoding DUF2062 domain-containing protein; this encodes MIKTRCNYHKKKQRKSSSIQRYWHYYKLRLLRLKEHPQRIARGFAVGVFAGCFPLIGLQFIMAIIFAFIVKGNKFTAVIGTWVSNPFTYVPLFLFNFQVGKLIVNIFIPNNQMEFSWDSLKQISDLGAEITATLLLGSAIIGVFFSFVAYYLILNLLKKWKNIK